One window of the Burkholderiales bacterium genome contains the following:
- a CDS encoding DUF2277 domain-containing protein, with amino-acid sequence MCRNIRTLFNFAPPATEAEIRDASLQFVRKLSGYTAPSKANEAAFERAVEEVAAAARALIGSLVTTAEPRTREAEAEKARARAASRFGASR; translated from the coding sequence ATGTGCCGCAACATCAGAACCCTGTTCAACTTCGCGCCGCCCGCCACCGAAGCGGAGATCCGCGACGCGTCGCTGCAGTTCGTGCGCAAGCTGAGCGGCTACACCGCGCCGTCGAAGGCGAACGAAGCGGCCTTCGAGCGCGCGGTGGAAGAGGTCGCCGCGGCCGCGCGCGCGCTGATCGGTTCGCTGGTCACGACGGCGGAGCCGCGCACTCGCGAGGCCGAAGCGGAGAAAGCGCGAGCGCGCGCCGCCTCGAGATTCGGCGCTTCGCGCTAA
- a CDS encoding amidohydrolase family protein — MRLILKNATLIDCVEPHPAPNATVVIEDGRISEIHKQGEARAGDAEVIDLGGAYLMPGLWDIHIHPDYIPLSEMPLPDQVALFGHRLMSALTESGITGFRCAGTHDWMDVAWKRAFDSGQFVGPRLYASGYFLTTTGGHFLTTGHALECDGPYGFVKAIRDQIKHGVDHIKLNLSGGIMGPDWDRHWHSFFLQEELEAAFAICRQREFKVMAHATNPQAVKNALKLGAHSVEHGYIMDDECIELFLRTGAWYVPTLAISHLTPEQVDNDWERAWVKQRNMLHAHCCRADAASDEHAMWFRKALNAGVKMALGSDIRPLKDAALLEMGLWVKDGASPWQTLLACTRNAAAVCGVEDKLGTIEVGKLADVIVVGGNPLEDVNNVRKLQLVFKEGKIVSDKRSAR; from the coding sequence ATGAGACTTATCCTCAAGAACGCGACGCTCATCGACTGCGTCGAGCCGCACCCGGCGCCCAACGCCACCGTCGTCATCGAAGACGGCCGCATCTCCGAGATCCACAAGCAGGGCGAAGCGCGCGCCGGCGACGCGGAGGTGATCGATCTCGGCGGCGCGTACCTCATGCCCGGCCTGTGGGACATCCACATCCATCCCGATTACATCCCGCTCTCGGAGATGCCGCTGCCCGACCAGGTCGCGCTGTTCGGCCATCGGCTGATGAGCGCGCTGACCGAATCGGGCATCACCGGCTTCCGCTGCGCCGGCACGCACGACTGGATGGACGTCGCGTGGAAGCGCGCGTTCGATTCGGGCCAGTTCGTCGGGCCGCGGCTCTACGCGAGCGGGTATTTCCTGACCACGACCGGCGGCCACTTCCTCACCACCGGCCACGCGCTCGAATGCGACGGGCCGTACGGTTTCGTCAAGGCGATCCGCGACCAGATCAAGCACGGCGTCGACCACATCAAGCTCAACCTCTCCGGCGGCATCATGGGTCCCGACTGGGACCGCCACTGGCACTCGTTCTTCCTCCAGGAGGAGCTCGAAGCGGCGTTCGCGATCTGCCGCCAGCGCGAGTTCAAGGTGATGGCGCACGCGACCAATCCGCAGGCGGTGAAGAACGCGCTCAAGCTCGGCGCGCACTCGGTCGAGCACGGCTACATCATGGACGACGAGTGCATCGAGCTCTTCCTCAGGACCGGCGCGTGGTACGTGCCGACGCTCGCGATCAGCCATCTCACGCCCGAGCAGGTCGACAACGACTGGGAGCGCGCGTGGGTGAAACAGCGCAACATGCTCCACGCGCACTGCTGCCGCGCCGACGCGGCGTCGGACGAGCACGCGATGTGGTTCCGCAAGGCGCTGAACGCCGGCGTGAAGATGGCGCTGGGCTCGGACATCCGGCCGCTGAAGGACGCCGCGCTCCTCGAGATGGGCCTGTGGGTGAAGGACGGCGCCAGCCCGTGGCAGACGCTGCTCGCGTGCACGCGCAATGCGGCGGCGGTCTGCGGCGTCGAGGACAAGCTCGGGACGATCGAGGTCGGCAAGCTCGCCGACGTGATCGTCGTCGGCGGCAACCCGCTCGAGGACGTCAACAACGTGCGGAAGCTTCAGCTCGTGTTCAAGGAAGGCAAGATCGTGTCTGACAAACGTAGCGCGCGCTAG
- a CDS encoding tripartite tricarboxylate transporter substrate binding protein: MVWCAATFSATAADSYPSRPVRLIVGYPPGGSTDIAARLVGQKLAPILGQSVVIDNRAGASGMIGAGIVAHAEPDGHTLSFAASPEVAIYRALVKAPPYDSLRDFQPVSLVGRVPFILVVHPSVAANSVKDLVALAKRAPGALNFASFGNGTSNHLVGEAFRAATGTNIVHVPYKGSAPALADLLGGQVQMTFDAIPVVVPQVKAGKLKALAVAAPKRSPLAPDVPTMDEAGLPGFTGGTWWGVLAPARTPAPVVQRLSGEIAKIVRAPDVAKDFAERGFEPVGNTPADFRAFIESESKRWLKVAQGAGIKPE, from the coding sequence ATGGTCTGGTGTGCCGCGACGTTCTCAGCCACGGCCGCCGACAGCTATCCATCACGCCCGGTGCGGCTGATCGTCGGCTATCCGCCGGGCGGGAGCACCGATATCGCCGCGCGACTGGTCGGACAGAAGCTCGCGCCGATACTTGGACAGAGCGTCGTCATCGACAACCGCGCGGGCGCGTCCGGCATGATCGGCGCGGGCATCGTCGCACACGCCGAGCCCGACGGTCACACGCTCTCGTTCGCGGCGTCGCCGGAGGTCGCGATCTATCGCGCGCTGGTGAAAGCGCCGCCGTACGACTCGCTCAGGGATTTCCAGCCGGTGTCGCTCGTCGGGCGCGTACCGTTCATCCTCGTGGTCCATCCTTCGGTGGCGGCCAATTCGGTCAAGGATCTCGTCGCGCTCGCCAAGCGCGCGCCCGGCGCGCTCAACTTCGCGTCGTTCGGCAACGGCACGTCGAACCATCTCGTCGGCGAAGCGTTTCGCGCGGCGACCGGCACGAACATCGTCCACGTGCCGTACAAGGGCAGCGCGCCCGCGCTCGCGGATCTCCTCGGCGGGCAGGTGCAGATGACGTTCGATGCGATACCCGTGGTCGTGCCGCAGGTGAAAGCGGGCAAGCTCAAGGCGCTCGCCGTCGCCGCGCCGAAGCGCTCGCCGCTCGCTCCCGACGTGCCGACCATGGACGAAGCGGGGCTGCCGGGGTTCACCGGCGGCACGTGGTGGGGCGTGCTCGCGCCGGCGCGCACGCCTGCGCCGGTCGTGCAGCGCCTGTCGGGAGAGATCGCGAAGATCGTCCGGGCGCCCGACGTGGCGAAGGATTTCGCCGAGCGGGGTTTCGAGCCGGTGGGCAACACGCCGGCCGACTTCCGCGCGTTCATCGAGAGTGAATCGAAGCGCTGGCTGAAGGTCGCGCAAGGCGCTGGCATCAAACCCGAGTAG
- a CDS encoding tripartite tricarboxylate transporter substrate binding protein: protein MKLSLALAAAALACSGALYAQSYPTKPVRMVVPFPAGGATDIVGRLIAQKLSESWGHQVVVDNRGGAGGTIGSDYAAKQPPDGYTLLIGTSSTHAVAPSLYSKLPYDPARDFAPVTLIANATILLAVHPSLPAKNVRELIAIAKKQPNALSFASSGNGGISHLVGEQFKSLAGIQMLHVPYKGDSPALVDLVAGQVHLMFGTAVSFLPYVQNGRLHALAVTNPKRSPIVPNVPTVAESGLPGFEALQWFGVFAPAGAARDLVNKLNADIVRALKLPDVRERMTALGAEVVGSTPEQFAGFVKADTAKWAKVVKASGAKIE from the coding sequence ATGAAGCTCAGCCTCGCACTCGCAGCCGCCGCACTCGCGTGCAGCGGCGCGCTGTACGCGCAAAGCTATCCCACCAAACCCGTGCGCATGGTCGTCCCGTTCCCCGCGGGCGGCGCGACCGACATCGTCGGACGTCTCATCGCTCAGAAGCTCTCCGAGAGCTGGGGGCACCAGGTCGTCGTCGACAACCGCGGCGGCGCCGGCGGCACGATCGGCTCCGATTACGCCGCCAAGCAGCCGCCCGACGGCTACACGCTGCTCATCGGGACGAGCAGCACGCACGCCGTCGCCCCGAGCCTTTATTCGAAGCTGCCTTACGATCCGGCGCGTGACTTCGCGCCGGTGACGCTGATCGCGAACGCCACGATCCTGCTCGCGGTGCACCCCTCGCTGCCTGCGAAGAACGTGCGCGAGCTGATCGCGATCGCGAAGAAGCAGCCGAATGCGCTGTCGTTCGCTTCGTCGGGCAACGGCGGCATCTCGCATCTGGTCGGCGAGCAGTTCAAGTCGCTCGCGGGCATACAGATGCTGCACGTGCCGTACAAGGGCGATTCGCCGGCGCTGGTCGACCTCGTCGCGGGGCAGGTGCATCTCATGTTCGGCACCGCGGTGTCGTTCCTGCCGTATGTGCAGAACGGCAGGCTGCACGCGCTCGCGGTGACGAACCCGAAGCGCTCGCCGATCGTGCCGAACGTGCCGACCGTCGCGGAATCCGGACTGCCCGGTTTCGAAGCGCTGCAGTGGTTCGGCGTATTCGCGCCCGCGGGCGCTGCGCGCGATCTCGTCAACAAGCTCAATGCGGACATCGTGCGTGCGCTCAAGCTGCCCGACGTGCGCGAGCGCATGACTGCGCTCGGCGCGGAAGTCGTCGGCAGTACGCCGGAGCAGTTCGCGGGCTTCGTGAAGGCGGATACGGCGAAGTGGGCGAAGGTGGTGAAAGCGTCCGGTGCGAAGATCGAGTAG
- a CDS encoding enoyl-CoA hydratase yields MTTATLATNETASADGKILSRKVGSVGHLIFNHPEKRNAFSLEMSVAAADVIEDFLKDDAIRVIVLSGAGDKAFVSGGDISKFEKARATKEDVANYTQTGERFRTLLKGSAKPTIAMIRGYCLGGGMAIALNCDLRICTEESSFGIPAAKLGIGYAADRLGQLVDLVGPSAAKDLLFTGRRCNAQEALRLGIVNYVLPASDLEEFVDSYARTLSGNAPLSMLASKRVIDEYVKDESKRDTALTAKVVADCFASQDYIEGRRAFMEKRKPNFTGK; encoded by the coding sequence ATGACCACCGCAACCCTGGCCACCAACGAAACCGCTTCCGCCGACGGCAAGATCCTCTCGCGCAAAGTCGGCTCGGTCGGGCACCTGATCTTCAACCACCCCGAGAAGCGCAACGCGTTCTCGCTCGAGATGTCGGTCGCCGCGGCCGACGTGATCGAGGATTTCCTCAAGGACGACGCGATCCGTGTCATCGTGCTCTCGGGCGCGGGCGACAAGGCGTTCGTCTCCGGCGGCGACATCTCGAAGTTCGAGAAAGCGCGCGCGACCAAGGAAGACGTCGCGAACTACACCCAGACCGGCGAGCGCTTCCGCACGCTGCTCAAGGGCAGCGCCAAGCCGACGATCGCGATGATCCGCGGCTACTGCCTCGGCGGCGGCATGGCGATCGCGCTCAACTGCGATCTGCGCATCTGCACCGAGGAATCGAGCTTCGGCATCCCCGCCGCGAAGCTCGGCATCGGCTACGCCGCAGACCGCCTCGGGCAGCTCGTCGACCTCGTCGGTCCGTCCGCCGCAAAAGACCTGCTCTTCACCGGCCGCCGCTGCAACGCGCAGGAAGCGCTGCGCCTCGGGATCGTCAACTACGTGCTGCCCGCGAGCGATCTGGAAGAGTTCGTCGATTCGTACGCGCGCACGCTGTCCGGCAACGCACCGCTGTCGATGCTCGCGTCCAAGCGCGTCATCGACGAGTACGTGAAAGACGAGTCGAAGCGCGACACGGCGCTCACCGCCAAGGTCGTCGCCGACTGCTTCGCGAGCCAGGACTACATCGAGGGCCGGCGCGCGTTCATGGAGAAGCGCAAGCCCAATTTCACCGGCAAGTGA
- a CDS encoding CaiB/BaiF CoA-transferase family protein, whose translation MNAKSEAHLPLSGIVVLDLTLARAGPTCVRHLADWGADVIRVEPPVAESEDVTGRRDGFDFQNLHRNKRTMHINLKTDEGRAAFMKLAQKADVVVENMRSEVKHRLGVSYEDVKKHNPKIVYGSISGFGQSGPYGKRAGVDQIVQGMGGLMSITGLPGQGPVRAGVALDDLTAGNLLALAIMMALFDRTRTGEGRWVHTSLLEAQVFLLDFQASRWLMDKEVAAQAGNDHPTGTPTGVFPASDGYFNIAAASERVWQRMCDAMGKPEWKEVPEWSTRTKRTQDRARLNAAISEVTKTKTKAYWDKAFEEAGVPCGPINNIDEVFADPQVKHLGLAAPVKHPKKGDIELVNSPINMEGLPKKIRTATPEAGEHTVEILQSIGYGADDIEKLKAAGAI comes from the coding sequence ATGAACGCGAAATCCGAAGCGCACCTTCCGCTGTCCGGCATTGTCGTCCTCGACCTCACGCTCGCACGCGCGGGTCCGACCTGCGTGCGCCACCTTGCGGACTGGGGCGCGGACGTGATCCGCGTCGAGCCGCCCGTCGCCGAGTCCGAAGACGTCACCGGCCGCCGCGACGGCTTCGACTTCCAGAACCTGCATCGCAACAAGCGCACGATGCACATCAATCTGAAGACCGACGAAGGGCGCGCGGCTTTCATGAAGCTCGCGCAGAAAGCCGACGTCGTCGTCGAGAACATGCGCTCGGAAGTGAAGCACCGGCTCGGCGTCTCGTACGAGGACGTGAAGAAGCACAACCCGAAGATCGTGTACGGCAGCATCAGCGGTTTCGGCCAGAGCGGCCCGTACGGCAAGCGCGCGGGCGTCGACCAGATCGTGCAGGGCATGGGCGGCCTCATGTCGATCACCGGTCTCCCGGGACAGGGGCCCGTCCGCGCCGGTGTTGCGCTCGACGACCTGACCGCCGGCAACCTGCTCGCGCTCGCGATCATGATGGCGCTGTTCGACCGCACGCGCACCGGCGAAGGCCGCTGGGTGCACACGAGCCTGCTCGAAGCGCAGGTCTTCCTGCTCGACTTCCAGGCTTCGCGCTGGCTCATGGACAAGGAAGTCGCCGCGCAGGCCGGCAACGATCATCCGACCGGCACGCCGACCGGTGTCTTCCCGGCGAGCGACGGCTACTTCAACATCGCGGCCGCGTCGGAGCGCGTGTGGCAGCGCATGTGCGACGCGATGGGCAAACCCGAATGGAAGGAAGTCCCCGAGTGGTCGACGCGCACCAAGCGCACCCAGGACCGCGCGCGCCTCAACGCCGCCATCTCCGAAGTCACGAAGACGAAGACCAAGGCCTACTGGGACAAGGCTTTCGAAGAGGCGGGCGTGCCGTGCGGCCCGATCAACAACATCGACGAAGTCTTCGCGGACCCGCAGGTCAAGCACCTCGGGCTCGCCGCGCCGGTGAAGCATCCGAAGAAGGGCGATATCGAGCTCGTCAACTCGCCGATCAACATGGAAGGCCTGCCGAAGAAGATTCGCACCGCCACACCCGAGGCCGGCGAGCACACCGTCGAGATCCTGCAAAGCATCGGATACGGTGCGGACGACATCGAGAAGCTGAAAGCGGCGGGAGCGATCTGA
- a CDS encoding class I SAM-dependent methyltransferase: MSDDYFIGVHARELERLRDQHAAWQPETHALWARAGFANARHIADLGSGPGFTTFDLARLVGSEGAVTAIDKAAPFLRYVEEEAQRRGVANVRTRAADVVDDALGKARFDGAFCRFFLAFVIDELDAVLANIRDSLEPGGVFAMMEYLTLDAATCSPPVRGFDAHTRGWIAYYRANGGDTTVGSVLPAKLASAGFEVVATDCVGGMARSGTRWWHWWGRLMSDFGDTLAEGGFMSADEVRELHEDWARATADPLAFIHTPVLVQIVARRR, translated from the coding sequence ATGAGCGACGATTATTTCATCGGCGTCCATGCGCGCGAGCTCGAGCGGCTGCGCGACCAGCACGCCGCGTGGCAGCCGGAGACGCATGCGCTGTGGGCGCGTGCGGGTTTCGCCAACGCGCGGCACATCGCCGACCTGGGCAGCGGTCCCGGCTTCACCACGTTCGATCTCGCACGGCTGGTCGGCAGCGAAGGCGCCGTGACCGCGATCGACAAGGCTGCGCCTTTTCTGCGATACGTCGAAGAAGAAGCGCAGCGCCGGGGCGTGGCCAACGTGCGCACGCGCGCAGCGGACGTGGTGGACGACGCGCTCGGCAAGGCGCGCTTCGACGGTGCGTTCTGCCGGTTCTTTCTCGCGTTCGTCATCGACGAGCTCGACGCGGTGCTCGCCAACATTCGCGACAGCCTCGAGCCGGGCGGCGTCTTCGCGATGATGGAATACCTCACGCTGGATGCCGCGACGTGCTCGCCGCCGGTGCGAGGTTTCGATGCGCATACGCGCGGCTGGATCGCCTACTACCGCGCGAACGGCGGCGACACCACGGTCGGCTCGGTCCTGCCCGCGAAGCTCGCGTCGGCGGGCTTCGAGGTCGTCGCGACCGACTGCGTCGGCGGCATGGCGCGCTCGGGCACGCGCTGGTGGCACTGGTGGGGCCGGCTCATGAGCGACTTCGGCGACACGCTCGCCGAAGGCGGTTTCATGAGCGCCGACGAAGTGCGCGAGCTGCACGAGGATTGGGCGCGCGCCACCGCCGATCCCCTCGCTTTCATCCACACGCCGGTCCTGGTCCAGATTGTGGCCCGCCGGCGCTGA
- a CDS encoding VanZ family protein: MTASRVSGNIPRVQNPSPDRVPGASEDTGARLGFALFGYMLGVTLIITLMPFRFEAPSASRILYTGEPIEVVANVLLFLPLGFFYRIARPRLRSAWHALAIGALVSLGIEAVQFFEPARSPSPLDVATNALGAWLGALAAGRVARAAASGGHLVGWLALQLPLMGLIYLLVPLLWIDSLSAIGDGARLVLAPLLAAFGAVLLGGMQRHYFAPTQGAPPLRTAGYAAVWFVAGAFPALANRPIVVAAGAAAAAGVCWWYGSAAQRAEGNRRFEVALLTRASPLYAAYLALIVLLPLRLGTDAWTLHLGFSPAMSHQREILRLLEIVAASTLAGYMLAELRGRTMLRYRDALPRLAGWTLALVGLVEAAWGFRTGHGASIARAALMAAASLYGGWLYYLQRAHVVRLLSTRNGNR, translated from the coding sequence ATGACGGCGTCGCGCGTTTCCGGCAACATCCCTCGCGTGCAGAATCCCTCCCCTGACCGCGTGCCCGGCGCGTCCGAAGATACCGGCGCTCGGCTGGGCTTCGCGCTGTTCGGTTACATGCTCGGCGTGACGCTCATCATCACGCTCATGCCGTTCCGATTCGAGGCGCCGTCCGCTTCGCGCATCCTCTATACCGGCGAGCCGATCGAAGTCGTCGCGAACGTGCTGCTGTTCCTGCCGCTGGGCTTCTTCTATCGCATCGCGCGGCCGCGGCTGCGCTCCGCGTGGCACGCGCTCGCGATCGGCGCGCTCGTGAGCCTGGGCATCGAAGCGGTGCAGTTCTTCGAGCCCGCGCGCTCGCCTTCGCCGCTCGACGTCGCGACCAATGCGCTGGGCGCGTGGCTCGGCGCGTTGGCCGCCGGACGGGTCGCTCGAGCGGCGGCGTCGGGCGGTCATCTGGTCGGCTGGCTCGCGCTTCAGCTGCCGCTGATGGGGCTCATCTACCTCCTCGTGCCGCTGCTCTGGATCGATTCGCTCTCCGCGATCGGCGACGGCGCACGGCTCGTGCTCGCGCCGCTGCTCGCCGCGTTCGGCGCGGTGCTGCTGGGCGGCATGCAGCGCCACTACTTCGCGCCGACGCAGGGCGCGCCGCCGCTTCGCACCGCCGGTTACGCGGCCGTGTGGTTTGTGGCGGGTGCTTTTCCCGCGCTCGCGAACCGGCCGATCGTGGTCGCGGCAGGGGCCGCGGCCGCCGCCGGCGTGTGCTGGTGGTACGGCAGCGCAGCGCAGCGCGCGGAAGGCAATCGGCGTTTCGAGGTCGCGCTGCTGACCCGCGCCTCTCCCCTCTACGCCGCCTATCTCGCGCTGATCGTGCTGTTGCCGCTGCGCCTCGGTACCGACGCCTGGACCCTGCACCTCGGTTTCAGCCCGGCCATGTCGCACCAGCGCGAGATCCTGCGGCTGCTGGAAATCGTCGCGGCCTCGACCCTGGCGGGGTACATGCTGGCCGAGCTGCGCGGCCGGACGATGCTGCGCTACCGCGATGCGCTGCCGCGGCTCGCCGGCTGGACGCTGGCGCTGGTCGGGCTGGTGGAGGCGGCGTGGGGCTTTCGTACCGGGCACGGCGCGTCGATTGCTCGCGCAGCCCTGATGGCGGCCGCATCGCTCTACGGCGGCTGGCTGTACTATTTGCAGCGCGCGCACGTCGTGCGCCTGCTCTCGACGCGCAACGGGAACCGCTGA
- a CDS encoding DUF808 domain-containing protein, which yields MAASSLLALIDDIATILDDVAVMTKVAAKKTAGVLGDDLALNAQQVTGVKPERELPVVWAVAKGSFRNKLILVPVALLLAAFALWAVKPLLMLGGAFLCYEGFEKIAHRLLHSRAEDAAHHAELAQTLADPAIDVCAFERQKIKGAIRTDFVLSAEIIAITLGAVAEAEYSTQVVVVSGIAIIMTIGVYGLVAGILKLDDAGMRLMAAPAGSALFAVRCALGRAILAMAPHLMKTLSVVGTAAMFVVGGGILVHGIPAAESLIHDISEHAPYLPIGAGAVENLTRAVLSAFAGILAGAVLVGASAAMRRTILRGRDRVAAS from the coding sequence TTGGCCGCATCCAGCCTGCTCGCCCTGATCGACGACATCGCGACGATCCTCGACGACGTCGCCGTGATGACCAAAGTCGCCGCGAAGAAGACCGCCGGCGTGCTCGGCGACGACCTCGCCCTCAACGCGCAGCAGGTGACCGGGGTCAAGCCGGAGCGCGAGCTGCCGGTGGTATGGGCGGTCGCCAAGGGCTCGTTCAGGAATAAATTGATCCTGGTGCCGGTCGCGCTGCTGCTCGCCGCGTTCGCGCTGTGGGCAGTGAAGCCGCTCCTCATGCTCGGCGGCGCTTTTCTCTGCTACGAAGGCTTCGAGAAGATCGCGCACCGCCTGCTCCATTCGCGCGCGGAGGACGCGGCGCATCACGCCGAGCTCGCGCAGACGCTCGCCGACCCGGCGATCGACGTCTGCGCGTTCGAAAGACAGAAGATCAAGGGCGCGATACGCACCGACTTCGTGCTGTCCGCCGAGATCATCGCGATCACGCTCGGCGCGGTCGCGGAGGCCGAGTACTCGACGCAGGTGGTCGTCGTCAGCGGCATCGCGATCATCATGACGATCGGCGTCTACGGCCTCGTCGCCGGCATCCTGAAGCTCGACGACGCCGGCATGCGCCTCATGGCGGCGCCCGCGGGCTCCGCGCTGTTCGCCGTGCGCTGCGCGCTCGGCCGCGCCATCCTCGCGATGGCCCCGCATTTAATGAAGACCCTGTCGGTGGTCGGCACCGCGGCGATGTTCGTCGTCGGCGGCGGCATCCTCGTGCACGGCATTCCCGCGGCGGAATCGCTGATTCACGACATCTCGGAACACGCGCCTTACCTGCCGATCGGCGCGGGCGCTGTGGAAAATCTCACACGCGCGGTCCTTTCGGCATTCGCCGGGATCCTCGCCGGCGCCGTGCTCGTCGGCGCTTCTGCTGCGATGCGGCGCACGATCCTGCGCGGCAGGGATCGTGTGGCGGCTTCGTGA
- a CDS encoding N-acetyltransferase — protein MESIRIQRQDYPTRGSYVGTLHGVHGIARLNYKRERPDLLIAERTETSDSLREHGVTGALIARMVEDARTDRVKIYALCPYVDDHRRAHPEWSDVFVTL, from the coding sequence ATGGAGTCGATCAGGATCCAGCGGCAGGATTACCCGACCCGGGGCAGCTATGTGGGCACGCTCCACGGCGTGCACGGCATCGCGCGGCTCAATTACAAGCGCGAGCGTCCCGACCTGCTCATCGCGGAGCGCACCGAGACCTCGGATTCGCTGCGCGAGCACGGCGTGACCGGCGCGCTGATCGCGCGCATGGTCGAGGACGCGCGCACCGACCGCGTCAAGATCTACGCGCTCTGCCCGTACGTCGACGACCATCGCCGCGCGCACCCGGAATGGTCGGACGTGTTCGTCACCCTCTAG
- a CDS encoding type II secretion system protein, translated as MKRAPALRSQRGMNLVELAISLAVMAIVAAGMLVPLVTQIEQRNVLTTESTIADLKEALLGFAAINGRLPCPATAAGGTGVEVFAAGGSAATGECAAFWGFVPGQTLGITPVDRNGYVIDAWNNRIRYAVLSTSLGTGPTTRPYTRTNGLRTATLAAIQTAVAASPPVLLQVCGSGVGVTAGVSCNAAPTLTASAVAVLWSPGPNATTTGGTGTDEAQNATSNDALFVSRTRSDDATNPFDDVVSWLGINTLVNRMVAAGQLP; from the coding sequence ATGAAACGCGCCCCCGCATTGCGTTCCCAGCGCGGCATGAACCTCGTCGAGCTCGCGATCTCGCTCGCGGTGATGGCGATCGTCGCCGCGGGCATGCTGGTGCCGCTCGTCACTCAGATCGAGCAGCGCAACGTGCTCACGACCGAGTCGACGATCGCCGACCTGAAAGAGGCGCTGCTCGGCTTCGCGGCGATCAACGGCCGCCTGCCCTGCCCCGCGACCGCTGCCGGCGGTACCGGCGTGGAGGTGTTCGCGGCGGGCGGTTCCGCCGCGACCGGCGAATGCGCGGCGTTCTGGGGATTCGTGCCGGGGCAGACCCTGGGGATCACGCCGGTGGACCGCAACGGCTACGTGATCGACGCGTGGAACAACCGTATACGCTATGCGGTGCTCAGCACGTCGCTCGGCACAGGCCCGACGACGCGGCCTTACACCAGGACGAACGGCTTGCGCACCGCCACGCTCGCCGCCATCCAGACCGCGGTCGCCGCGTCACCGCCGGTTTTGCTGCAGGTGTGCGGCAGCGGCGTCGGAGTCACCGCCGGCGTGAGCTGTAACGCCGCGCCCACGCTGACCGCCAGTGCGGTCGCCGTCCTGTGGTCGCCCGGCCCGAACGCGACCACCACGGGCGGCACCGGCACCGACGAAGCGCAGAACGCGACGAGCAACGACGCGCTCTTCGTGAGCCGGACGCGCTCGGACGACGCCACCAATCCCTTCGACGACGTGGTGAGCTGGCTCGGCATCAACACCCTGGTGAACCGGATGGTGGCGGCGGGGCAGCTCCCGTAG